CTGTTGCCGAAGTGGAGTTGGGTGCCGCCCTTTTCCCAAATAATGCAGATGTCCATGGGTGGTTAGGCATGGTGTATCGGTATGTGGGCCGGTGGGAAGAAGCTGTTCATGCTTATGAACAAGCGATACGCCTTAATCCTATCCCGCCAAACTATTACCTATTTGGGATTGGGCAGGCTTACGCCTGGACAGGTCGATATGAGGAGGCAATAACAGCATGCGAGAAGGCGATCAGCGAGGCGCCAAAATCACTCTATGCTCGTGTGATCGCCGCTATGGTTTATAGTATGTCTGGACGTGATCAGGAGGCCCGGGCTCAAGCCGCTGAAGTGCTTCGGATAAATCCTAAGTTTTCTCTCAATTATTGGGCAAAGAGGCTCAGATTTAAAAACCAGGATGATAATCAGAAGCATATTAGTGCTTTAAGAAATGCCGGTCTTCCTGAATAGGTAGACGATAATAGGCCAAAATACGATTTCCACAATATACCCGTAGCCCAATGACATAAATTGAAATTGTGATATGTCATGGACATCTCCCGAAAATGGCGCACTTCAAAACCAGTGATACCTTGTATGTTCCCCCGAACTATCTTAAATATCTACGCAACGTGTAAGAGTCAGTTTAACAATCAACTGTAGTGTAGCAGACCGATAGATACCCGGTCTTTTAAGGCCGTGTTGGAGCGCAGGTCGCTACACTACCTTCCATCTAAGCCGAACGGTTGCAGGGGCATTGAAGCTCGCATGTTGCAAGGCCGGGTACAGGAGGATCTTATGGCAACAGAGCTATATTTTGGAGTTGATGTTAGCAAAGACAGTTTAGACGTTGCTATCGGCGCGGCAAGAGACATCGTTACATTTACCAATGATCAAAAGGGAGTCGATGCGTTGGTAAAAAAATTGAGCCAGATCAATCCGGCGCTTACCGTTTTTGAATCTACTGGCGGCTACGAGCTTTTGGCAACCAGTTGTCTTGCTGAAGCCGGCTTGGCTGTAGTTATCGTTAATCCGAGACAAGTTTGTGATTTTGCAAAATCTGCTGGCATTTTGGCAAAGACAGATGCCATCGACGCGCGTGTGATCGCGCGTTTTGCAGAGGCTGTAAAGCCAGATGTTCGACAGCTCAAAGATCGCCAGACATCCGAATTGACGGCCCTTGTTACCCGTCGCCGTCAGATTATTGAGATGATTGTTGCGGAAACAAATCGACTCAGACTCGCCAACAAACGCAATAAAAAGGATATCGAGGATCATATCCGCTGGCTAAAAAAACGCCTTGATAAGATTGAAACCGATATTGGTAAAATGATCCAAAGCAGCCCGATTTGGCGCTGCAAGGACGATATCTTGCAAAGCGTACCGGGCATAGGGCCCATCACATCGGCCAGCTTGATCTGCGATTTGCCGGAGTTGGGTGTTTTGAGTCCGAAAATGATTGCAATGTTGGCTGGTCTTGCGCCGTTAAATTGCGATAGTGGAAAATACAAGGGACGCCGCAGAATATGGGGGGGCCGTGCTGCAGTCTGCTCTGGTTTATACATGGCAACGGATGTAATATGCAATCAGAC
The Desulfobacterales bacterium DNA segment above includes these coding regions:
- a CDS encoding IS110 family transposase; this translates as MATELYFGVDVSKDSLDVAIGAARDIVTFTNDQKGVDALVKKLSQINPALTVFESTGGYELLATSCLAEAGLAVVIVNPRQVCDFAKSAGILAKTDAIDARVIARFAEAVKPDVRQLKDRQTSELTALVTRRRQIIEMIVAETNRLRLANKRNKKDIEDHIRWLKKRLDKIETDIGKMIQSSPIWRCKDDILQSVPGIGPITSASLICDLPELGVLSPKMIAMLAGLAPLNCDSGKYKGRRRIWGGRAAVCSGLYMATDVICNQTPLRSTVHR